One region of Micromonospora ureilytica genomic DNA includes:
- a CDS encoding M20/M25/M40 family metallo-hydrolase, whose product MTSDAASARPDPTAEVVDLCRDLLRIDTTNTGDNDTSVGERHAAEYVAEKLAEVGVESVLHESAPGRANVVARIPGTDPSRGALLVHGHLDVVPADADEWSVGPFSGELRDGYLWGRGAIDMKDFDAMVLAVVRHWQRTGVRPPRDIVLAYTADEEAGSDYGARFLVDNHRGLFDGCTEAIGEVGGFSYSVNDNQRLYLIETAEKGIDWLRLHAKGRPGHGSMMHDDNAVTALAEAVARIGRHRFPVVVTDTVRAFLTEVSDLLGIELDPDDPETAIAKLGPIANIIGATIRNTANPTRLSAGYKDNVIPGRATATIDCRSLPGQSELLERQLRELVGPDIAIEYVQRQPALETTFDGDLVEAMSAALRAEDPGARPVPYMLSGGTDAKAFSQLGIRCFGFAPLRLPADLNFSALFHGIDERVPVDGLQFGVRVLDRFLRTC is encoded by the coding sequence ATGACGAGCGATGCCGCCTCCGCCCGACCCGACCCCACCGCAGAGGTCGTGGACCTCTGCCGCGACCTGCTGCGCATCGACACCACCAACACGGGCGACAACGACACGAGCGTCGGCGAGCGCCACGCGGCCGAGTACGTGGCGGAGAAGCTCGCCGAGGTGGGCGTGGAGTCCGTCCTGCACGAGTCCGCGCCGGGCCGGGCGAACGTGGTGGCCCGCATCCCGGGCACCGACCCGAGCCGGGGCGCGCTGCTGGTGCACGGCCACCTGGACGTGGTGCCCGCCGACGCCGACGAGTGGTCGGTGGGCCCGTTCTCCGGCGAGCTGCGTGACGGCTACCTCTGGGGCCGGGGCGCGATCGACATGAAGGACTTCGACGCGATGGTGCTCGCCGTGGTGCGGCACTGGCAGCGCACCGGCGTACGACCCCCGCGCGACATCGTGCTCGCGTACACCGCCGACGAGGAGGCGGGCAGCGACTACGGCGCGCGCTTCCTGGTGGACAACCACCGCGGCCTCTTCGACGGCTGCACCGAGGCGATCGGTGAGGTCGGCGGCTTCTCCTACTCGGTCAACGACAACCAGCGGCTCTACCTCATTGAGACCGCCGAGAAGGGCATCGACTGGCTGCGGCTGCACGCCAAGGGCCGCCCCGGGCACGGCTCGATGATGCACGACGACAACGCCGTCACCGCGCTCGCCGAGGCGGTCGCCCGGATCGGCCGGCACCGCTTCCCGGTCGTGGTCACCGACACCGTGCGGGCCTTCCTGACCGAGGTCTCCGACCTGCTCGGCATCGAGCTGGACCCGGACGACCCGGAGACGGCCATCGCCAAGCTCGGCCCCATCGCCAACATCATCGGCGCGACCATCCGCAACACCGCCAACCCGACCCGGTTGAGCGCCGGCTACAAGGACAACGTCATCCCCGGCCGGGCCACCGCCACCATCGACTGCCGCAGCCTGCCCGGCCAGTCCGAGCTGCTGGAGCGGCAACTGCGCGAACTGGTCGGCCCGGACATCGCGATCGAGTACGTGCAGCGGCAGCCGGCGCTGGAGACCACCTTCGACGGTGACCTGGTCGAGGCCATGTCGGCGGCCCTGCGCGCGGAGGACCCGGGGGCGCGGCCCGTTCCGTACATGCTCTCCGGGGGCACCGACGCCAAGGCGTTCTCGCAGCTCGGCATCCGCTGCTTCGGGTTCGCCCCGCTCCGGCTGCCCGCCGACCTGAACTTCTCGGCGTTGTTCCACGGCATCGACGAGCGCGTTCCGGTGGACGGACTACAGTTCGGCGTGCGGGTTCTCGACCGGTTCCTCCGCACCTGCTAG
- a CDS encoding DUF3140 domain-containing protein, translated as MVREARLDPEVEVLWDDFHAEVNVPSEQLRTWLLTRGSGEESFSPNPNLDLPQPGREILKVLNKRKVDLTPEDIEVMREAVERIRELMDAKPSRGNADDTWRHSLLDLGHDPLVEL; from the coding sequence ATGGTACGCGAAGCGCGACTCGACCCCGAGGTGGAAGTGCTCTGGGATGACTTCCACGCCGAGGTCAACGTCCCGTCGGAGCAGCTGCGGACCTGGCTGCTGACCCGAGGTTCGGGAGAGGAGTCGTTCAGTCCGAACCCGAACCTCGACCTGCCCCAGCCGGGCCGGGAGATCCTCAAGGTGCTCAACAAGCGCAAGGTGGACCTCACCCCGGAGGACATCGAGGTGATGCGTGAGGCGGTCGAGCGGATCCGCGAGCTGATGGACGCCAAGCCGTCGCGTGGCAACGCCGACGACACCTGGCGGCACTCCCTGCTGGACCTGGGTCACGACCCGCTCGTCGAACTCTGA
- a CDS encoding SseB family protein has product MTSPSPTWPEIAARLRDTVARCDRDTDLELTAGPRGIRLLVRRHTVRVVCPGHDDARLAALGWRRPTGDEGWWYEAPRTPEQVERLSAFVARTAAEVLTDDPGALSCRAVPPAASPGPAMPPARPGPTAPTGRPGPAVPAARPGPAVPAARPGPAPAEAAEPAVVAVLAAAVGRRDLPGYLAALAGAPVCVPLSGEPAPDAGFPWTVVGDATGAPLLPVFTSPGALAAFAGDGVPFVALPCAELFEDWPDPSWGLAVDPGSSRAVALAAPALAALLTANTPTD; this is encoded by the coding sequence GTGACGTCGCCGTCGCCGACCTGGCCGGAGATCGCCGCTCGGCTGCGGGACACCGTCGCCCGCTGCGACCGGGACACCGACCTGGAGCTCACCGCCGGTCCGCGCGGGATCCGGCTGCTGGTGCGCCGCCACACGGTGCGGGTGGTCTGCCCCGGCCACGACGACGCACGCCTGGCCGCGCTCGGCTGGCGCCGCCCGACCGGCGACGAGGGCTGGTGGTACGAGGCACCGCGCACCCCGGAGCAGGTGGAGCGGCTCAGCGCGTTCGTGGCCCGTACCGCCGCCGAGGTGTTGACCGACGACCCCGGCGCACTCTCCTGCCGGGCGGTGCCACCGGCTGCGAGCCCTGGCCCGGCGATGCCACCGGCCCGGCCCGGCCCGACGGCGCCGACCGGGCGACCTGGCCCGGCGGTGCCGGCCGCACGACCTGGCCCGGCGGTGCCGGCCGCACGACCTGGCCCGGCGCCCGCCGAGGCGGCGGAGCCGGCGGTGGTGGCGGTGCTCGCCGCGGCCGTCGGCCGGCGTGACCTGCCCGGCTACCTCGCAGCGTTGGCCGGCGCCCCGGTGTGCGTGCCCCTCTCCGGGGAACCGGCGCCGGATGCCGGCTTCCCGTGGACGGTGGTCGGCGACGCGACCGGCGCGCCGCTGCTGCCGGTCTTCACCTCGCCCGGGGCGCTCGCCGCGTTCGCCGGGGACGGGGTGCCGTTCGTCGCGCTGCCCTGCGCCGAACTGTTCGAGGATTGGCCGGACCCGTCCTGGGGGCTGGCCGTCGACCCGGGCAGCAGCCGGGCGGTCGCCCTGGCCGCGCCGGCCCTCGCCGCCCTGCTGACGGCCAACACCCCCACCGACTGA
- a CDS encoding hemerythrin domain-containing protein: MSAVPLPPLPPAPAPEEGYRPAGPSIADIVDREHRQLLALLDQLSGPDTTPQEGLTVLTAALSRHLSAEEQYLLPAVRAALPTAAERVDAEINADAALLSALKGLTDEALTDIAERVRRHVDGVGELVTELRAVATEEELVRLGNRLEIAEEAAPTRPHPGTPATPPWNRIVEPAVGVVDKVLDVVTRRPTYLADLPEQPRDK, encoded by the coding sequence ATGTCCGCCGTTCCCCTGCCGCCGCTGCCGCCCGCGCCCGCACCCGAGGAGGGCTACCGGCCCGCCGGTCCCAGCATCGCCGACATCGTGGACCGGGAGCACCGGCAACTGCTGGCGCTGCTGGACCAGCTCTCCGGCCCGGACACCACGCCGCAGGAGGGGTTGACGGTGCTCACCGCCGCGCTGTCGCGGCACCTGTCCGCCGAGGAGCAGTACCTGCTGCCGGCGGTGCGGGCGGCGCTGCCGACGGCCGCCGAGCGGGTGGACGCGGAGATCAACGCCGACGCGGCCCTGCTGAGCGCCCTGAAGGGGCTCACGGACGAGGCGCTGACTGACATCGCCGAGCGGGTCCGCCGGCATGTCGACGGTGTGGGCGAGCTGGTCACCGAGCTGCGCGCGGTCGCGACCGAGGAGGAGCTGGTCCGGCTCGGCAACCGGCTGGAGATCGCCGAGGAGGCCGCGCCGACCCGGCCGCACCCGGGAACGCCGGCCACGCCTCCGTGGAACCGGATCGTGGAGCCGGCGGTCGGGGTGGTGGACAAGGTCCTCGACGTGGTGACGCGGCGGCCGACGTACCTGGCGGACCTGCCGGAGCAGCCGCGCGACAAGTGA
- a CDS encoding YbaB/EbfC family nucleoid-associated protein yields MTDPTSAFDALAGRIADIERRFAGLRDDLAELSGTAADESGLVSATVDATGALTGLTLTPAALRTGTEGVAELVLDAYRRAREVASGHVDEHTEGLDVALGAGLGDLFGTPGDFSALGRLEETVARLGRLDDRLPGPPA; encoded by the coding sequence ATGACGGACCCGACGTCAGCGTTCGACGCGCTCGCCGGGCGGATCGCCGACATCGAGCGCCGGTTCGCGGGCCTCCGCGACGACCTGGCCGAGCTGTCCGGCACCGCGGCCGACGAGAGCGGACTGGTCTCGGCAACCGTCGACGCCACCGGCGCGCTGACCGGCCTCACCCTCACGCCCGCCGCCCTGCGCACCGGCACGGAGGGGGTGGCCGAGTTGGTGCTCGACGCGTACCGGCGGGCACGCGAGGTCGCCTCCGGGCACGTCGACGAGCACACCGAGGGGTTGGACGTTGCGCTCGGCGCGGGGCTCGGCGACCTGTTCGGCACGCCTGGCGACTTCTCGGCACTGGGCCGGCTGGAGGAGACCGTGGCCCGGCTCGGGAGGCTGGACGACCGCCTGCCCGGCCCACCGGCGTGA
- a CDS encoding DUF5703 family protein has translation MDYEYAPLRLPPNVDRLTAAAQLAIQAEFSGWELARVRLYRDGTRQVVLRRRRVNQPQPGLSY, from the coding sequence ATGGACTACGAGTACGCGCCACTGCGGCTGCCGCCGAACGTCGACCGGTTGACCGCCGCGGCGCAGTTGGCGATCCAGGCGGAGTTCTCCGGATGGGAGTTGGCCCGGGTGCGGCTGTACCGGGACGGCACGCGCCAGGTGGTGCTGCGCCGTCGGCGGGTCAACCAGCCGCAGCCGGGTCTGTCGTACTGA
- a CDS encoding LysR family transcriptional regulator translates to MNLELRHLRVVCAIAETGSVTKAASALGLAQPALTAQLQRIERTLGGPLFDRDRRGARPTALGELVLARARVLLPAMKGLQDEAARLAGAGDAPPCYRFGGVNSPILGRLVHRLAAEQPPAQITTYASWSVDELAQLVAGGRLDFALAGVCGDASPSAGFGLSWQEVAVDPVLVLLPETHPLAAQDEVRLADLRHEQWVAAPGDGCFADCFAAACARAGFTPRKVYETDIRGCVDLVEAGVAVALCQATFRPVSGLVTRQVAGTPLRWRLLLGWHPDSPAAQGAELVLETAKAAYVDSLAPHPAYLAWLPRNPGFGVRQPTGVRPG, encoded by the coding sequence ATGAACCTGGAGCTGCGTCACCTGCGGGTTGTCTGCGCGATCGCGGAGACGGGAAGTGTGACGAAGGCGGCGTCGGCGCTCGGCCTGGCCCAGCCGGCGCTCACCGCCCAGCTCCAACGCATCGAGCGGACGCTGGGCGGCCCGCTGTTCGACCGGGACCGGCGCGGTGCCCGGCCCACCGCGCTCGGTGAGCTGGTGCTGGCCCGCGCCCGGGTGCTGCTGCCGGCGATGAAGGGGCTGCAGGATGAGGCCGCCCGGCTGGCCGGGGCGGGCGACGCCCCGCCGTGCTACCGGTTCGGTGGGGTGAACAGCCCGATCCTGGGTCGGCTGGTGCACCGGTTGGCGGCCGAGCAGCCGCCCGCCCAGATCACCACGTACGCGTCCTGGTCGGTGGACGAGTTGGCGCAGTTGGTGGCCGGCGGTCGACTGGACTTCGCGCTGGCCGGGGTGTGCGGCGACGCCAGCCCGTCGGCCGGGTTCGGGTTGAGCTGGCAGGAGGTGGCCGTCGACCCGGTGCTGGTGCTGCTGCCGGAGACCCATCCCCTCGCGGCGCAGGACGAGGTACGTCTGGCGGACCTGCGCCACGAGCAGTGGGTCGCCGCGCCGGGCGACGGTTGCTTCGCCGACTGCTTCGCCGCCGCCTGCGCCCGCGCCGGCTTCACCCCCCGCAAGGTGTACGAGACCGACATCCGCGGCTGCGTCGACCTGGTGGAAGCCGGCGTGGCGGTGGCCCTGTGCCAGGCGACGTTCCGCCCGGTGAGTGGTCTGGTCACCCGTCAGGTCGCCGGGACGCCGCTGCGCTGGCGGCTCCTGCTCGGCTGGCATCCGGACTCCCCCGCCGCCCAGGGCGCCGAGTTGGTGCTGGAGACGGCCAAGGCGGCGTACGTCGACTCGTTGGCGCCGCATCCGGCGTACCTGGCCTGGCTGCCCCGCAACCCGGGGTTCGGCGTCCGGCAACCCACCGGGGTCCGACCGGGCTGA
- a CDS encoding aldo/keto reductase encodes MQQRPLGRSGLAVSRLALGTMTWGRDTDADDAAAQLKSYLDAGGNLIDTADVYGDGDAESVIGSLLGSLVPREELLIATKAGLRPGSGRRRDGSRGHLLRTLDASLRRLGTDHVDLFQVHGYDPDTPLEETLAALDHAVASGKVRYVGVSNFSGWQTARAAAWQAAWPGRAPVVASQVEYSLLERGVEREVLPACDALGLGVLPWSPLGRGVLTGKYRHGRPGDSRAASPHFERFVSTYLEPRCSSIVEAVATAAGGLGVSPLEVALAWIRDRPGVTAPILGARTVGQLLGALQVERITLPEEITTALDDVSAVPVGYPERDG; translated from the coding sequence ATGCAACAGCGACCGCTCGGCCGAAGCGGGCTGGCGGTTTCCCGGCTCGCGCTCGGCACCATGACCTGGGGCCGGGACACCGACGCCGACGATGCGGCCGCTCAGCTGAAGAGTTACCTGGACGCGGGCGGCAACCTGATCGACACCGCCGACGTGTACGGCGACGGCGACGCCGAGTCGGTGATCGGCTCGCTACTGGGCTCCCTCGTCCCCCGCGAGGAGCTGCTGATCGCCACCAAGGCCGGGTTGCGCCCCGGCAGTGGCCGACGCCGGGACGGCTCCCGGGGGCACCTGCTGCGGACGTTGGACGCGTCGCTGCGCCGGCTCGGCACCGACCACGTCGACCTGTTCCAGGTGCACGGGTACGACCCGGACACCCCCCTCGAAGAGACCCTGGCCGCCCTGGACCACGCGGTAGCCAGCGGCAAGGTCCGTTACGTCGGGGTGTCGAACTTCTCCGGCTGGCAGACCGCGCGGGCCGCCGCCTGGCAGGCCGCCTGGCCGGGGCGTGCGCCAGTGGTCGCGTCCCAGGTGGAATATTCGCTGCTGGAGCGGGGCGTGGAGCGGGAGGTGCTGCCCGCGTGTGACGCGCTCGGCCTCGGCGTGCTGCCCTGGTCCCCGTTGGGCCGGGGAGTGCTCACCGGCAAGTACCGGCACGGCCGTCCGGGCGACTCCCGGGCCGCGTCGCCGCACTTCGAACGGTTCGTCTCGACCTACCTGGAGCCGCGCTGCTCCAGCATCGTCGAGGCGGTGGCCACCGCGGCCGGCGGGCTGGGGGTGTCGCCGCTGGAGGTGGCGTTGGCGTGGATCCGGGACCGGCCCGGCGTGACCGCGCCGATCCTCGGCGCCCGCACGGTGGGGCAACTGCTCGGCGCGCTCCAGGTGGAACGGATCACCCTGCCCGAGGAGATCACCACCGCGCTGGACGACGTCTCCGCGGTGCCGGTCGGCTACCCCGAACGCGACGGCTGA
- a CDS encoding WXG100 family type VII secretion target, with the protein MSGPAGSAVQLWNGLDSALSGVEDAVNSVCRTLAWPLIQLVDMVDGEPAVLRAKAAEWDALAAQVRDLAQGHRGVRESAQVGWRSPSGVAYGQRLAEVEQQMLDVAEQFAATAEYLRSVADGLQTVHDVLVDLCVEFVNFLLVTLVTALLMAPFTAGASWVAGMGVAVARGLIVLTRMLKVIRPLATHLQKVIRLLQRVMLYLRKLRTHLDKLVDMQKKLRTGQKYADKRHAAGKADKWFHKILDPTKGTYKLGKSGSPFDMGALDRAAALRAHGVADGARVIARDWATNLPWNVPNSVVHGVTWGTVALTSGLSVPGSEQIGDQVDQAVQGGADWIDQNVFGQPPAGQPAGR; encoded by the coding sequence ATGAGCGGGCCGGCCGGCAGCGCCGTCCAACTGTGGAACGGCCTGGACAGCGCGCTGTCCGGGGTGGAGGACGCCGTCAACAGCGTCTGCCGGACCCTGGCCTGGCCACTCATCCAGCTCGTCGACATGGTCGACGGCGAGCCCGCCGTGCTGCGCGCGAAGGCCGCCGAGTGGGACGCGCTGGCCGCGCAGGTGCGTGACCTGGCGCAGGGGCACCGCGGCGTCCGCGAGTCCGCGCAGGTTGGGTGGCGCTCACCCTCCGGGGTGGCGTACGGGCAGCGGCTGGCCGAGGTCGAACAGCAGATGCTCGACGTCGCCGAGCAGTTCGCCGCGACCGCCGAGTACCTGCGCAGTGTCGCTGACGGCCTGCAGACCGTGCACGACGTGCTCGTCGACCTCTGCGTCGAATTCGTGAATTTCCTGCTGGTCACGCTGGTGACGGCGTTGCTGATGGCGCCGTTCACCGCCGGGGCGTCCTGGGTGGCCGGCATGGGCGTCGCCGTAGCCAGGGGCCTGATCGTGCTCACCCGGATGCTGAAGGTCATCCGGCCGCTGGCGACGCATCTACAGAAGGTCATCCGTCTGCTCCAGCGGGTCATGCTGTATCTGCGCAAGCTGCGTACGCACCTCGACAAGCTTGTCGACATGCAGAAGAAGCTGCGCACCGGCCAGAAGTACGCCGACAAGCGGCACGCCGCCGGCAAGGCCGACAAGTGGTTCCACAAGATTCTCGACCCCACCAAGGGCACCTACAAGCTGGGCAAGTCCGGTTCCCCGTTCGACATGGGCGCCCTCGATCGGGCCGCCGCGCTGCGGGCGCACGGGGTCGCCGACGGCGCCCGGGTGATCGCCCGGGACTGGGCGACGAACCTGCCGTGGAACGTGCCGAACTCGGTCGTGCACGGCGTCACCTGGGGGACCGTCGCGTTGACCAGCGGGCTCTCCGTTCCCGGCAGCGAGCAGATCGGCGACCAGGTCGACCAGGCGGTGCAGGGCGGGGCGGACTGGATCGACCAGAATGTCTTCGGGCAACCGCCGGCGGGTCAGCCGGCGGGCCGTTAG
- a CDS encoding ATP-dependent Clp protease ATP-binding subunit yields MMGPGDIGSDPWDEFLARYFGRGEGGRRPPHRVDITRLMTADAREMLADAARRAAQRQSSDLDTDHLLWAALQREPLRDLVRRAGADPDTLLNALGGKGDGAPRGEVPPNLSLTPAAKRALLDAHQLSRAMGANYIGPEHILMALPLNPESPAGRMLAAGRIQPESLQAANAERGPMTGPKPDRGTPTLDQYGQDLTELARMDQIDPVVGRADEIEQAIEILSRRTKNNPVLIGEAGVGKTAIVEGLAERICDGDVPQTLLGKRVVQLDLAGLVAGTRYRGDFEERLKKVIDEIRAHRDELIIFMDEIHTLVGAGGAGSEGGMDASNMLKPALARGELRVIGATTLDEYRKSIEKDAALARRFQPVLVPEPSVDDTIAILRGLRDRYEAHHQVRFSDEALVSAAELSDRYVTDRFLPDKAIDLIDQAGARVRLRTRTPASDVRELEQELDEVRRDKEQAVTDEQYERASALRDRIAELEEDIRRANGEDGSSGSQVPEVGPKEIAEVVSRATGIPVSQLTEEERDRLLRLEGHLHQKVVGQDDAVTAVAEAVRRSRAGLADPERPMGSFLFLGPTGVGKTELARALAEALFGEADRMVRVDMSEFQERHTVSRLVGAPPGYVGYEEAGQLTEAVRRRPYAVVLLDEIEKAHPDVFNILLQVLDDGRLTDSQGRTVNFKNTVLIMTSNLGSELITGAQRSVGFGTGDVGSEQESNELRERLMRRLQENFRPEFLNRIDEVIIFRRLEAEQLRDITALLLEETRRRMHAQDLQVEFTTAGIDWLAEHGYQPEFGARPLRRVIQREVDNHLSRMLLESAISPGQKVTVDVRDGALTFDVTAGERGYTAATTTHPR; encoded by the coding sequence ATGATGGGACCCGGTGACATCGGCTCCGACCCGTGGGACGAATTCCTGGCCAGGTACTTCGGCCGGGGCGAGGGAGGGCGCCGACCGCCGCACCGGGTCGACATCACCCGACTGATGACGGCCGACGCCCGGGAGATGCTGGCCGACGCGGCCCGGCGGGCCGCGCAACGGCAGAGCAGCGACCTGGACACCGACCACCTGCTCTGGGCGGCGCTGCAACGCGAACCGCTGCGCGACCTGGTACGCCGCGCCGGCGCCGACCCGGATACCCTGCTCAACGCCCTCGGCGGCAAGGGCGACGGCGCGCCGCGCGGGGAGGTGCCGCCGAACCTGTCGTTGACCCCCGCCGCCAAGCGGGCGTTGCTCGACGCCCATCAGCTGTCCCGGGCGATGGGCGCCAACTACATCGGCCCCGAGCACATCCTGATGGCGCTGCCGCTCAACCCGGAGTCGCCGGCCGGGCGCATGCTGGCCGCCGGCCGGATCCAACCCGAGTCGTTGCAGGCCGCCAACGCCGAGCGCGGGCCGATGACCGGGCCGAAGCCGGACCGCGGCACGCCCACCCTGGACCAGTACGGGCAGGACCTCACCGAGCTGGCGCGGATGGACCAGATCGACCCGGTGGTCGGACGCGCCGACGAGATCGAGCAGGCCATCGAGATCCTGTCCCGACGGACCAAGAACAACCCGGTGCTGATCGGCGAGGCCGGCGTCGGCAAGACCGCCATCGTCGAGGGGCTGGCCGAACGGATCTGCGACGGCGACGTGCCGCAGACCCTGCTCGGCAAGCGGGTCGTCCAGCTCGACCTGGCCGGCCTGGTTGCCGGCACCCGCTACCGGGGCGACTTCGAGGAGCGGCTGAAGAAGGTGATCGACGAGATCCGGGCGCACCGGGACGAGCTGATCATCTTCATGGACGAGATCCACACCCTGGTGGGGGCCGGTGGCGCCGGCAGCGAGGGCGGGATGGACGCGTCCAACATGCTCAAGCCAGCCCTCGCCCGGGGCGAGCTGCGGGTGATCGGCGCGACGACGCTGGACGAGTACCGCAAGAGCATCGAGAAGGACGCCGCCCTGGCCCGGCGCTTCCAGCCGGTGCTGGTGCCCGAGCCGAGCGTCGACGACACCATCGCCATCCTGCGCGGGCTGCGCGACCGGTACGAGGCCCACCACCAGGTGCGCTTCTCCGACGAGGCGCTGGTCTCGGCCGCCGAGCTGTCCGACCGCTACGTCACCGACCGGTTCCTGCCGGACAAGGCGATCGACCTCATCGACCAGGCCGGCGCCCGGGTGCGGTTGCGGACCCGCACCCCCGCGTCCGACGTGCGGGAGCTGGAGCAGGAACTCGACGAGGTACGCCGGGACAAGGAACAGGCCGTCACCGACGAGCAGTACGAGCGGGCCTCCGCGCTGCGTGACCGGATCGCCGAGCTGGAGGAGGACATCCGACGCGCGAACGGCGAGGACGGCTCGTCCGGCTCCCAGGTGCCCGAGGTGGGCCCCAAGGAGATCGCCGAGGTGGTCTCCCGGGCCACCGGCATCCCGGTCAGCCAGCTGACCGAGGAGGAACGGGACCGGCTGCTGCGCCTGGAGGGTCACCTGCACCAGAAGGTGGTCGGGCAGGACGACGCGGTGACCGCTGTCGCCGAGGCTGTCCGTCGCTCCCGGGCCGGGCTGGCCGACCCGGAGCGGCCGATGGGCAGCTTCCTGTTCCTCGGCCCGACAGGTGTCGGCAAGACCGAGTTGGCGCGAGCCCTGGCCGAGGCGCTGTTCGGCGAGGCGGACCGGATGGTCCGGGTGGACATGAGCGAGTTCCAGGAGCGGCACACGGTCAGCCGGCTGGTCGGCGCGCCGCCCGGATACGTCGGCTACGAGGAGGCCGGTCAGCTCACCGAGGCGGTGCGCCGCCGCCCGTACGCGGTGGTGCTGCTCGACGAGATCGAGAAGGCCCACCCGGACGTGTTCAACATCCTGCTCCAGGTGCTCGACGACGGGCGGCTCACCGACAGCCAGGGCCGCACTGTGAACTTCAAGAACACCGTACTGATCATGACGAGCAACCTCGGCTCCGAGCTGATCACCGGCGCCCAGCGCTCGGTCGGCTTCGGCACCGGGGACGTGGGCAGCGAGCAGGAGAGCAACGAGCTGCGGGAGCGGCTCATGCGTCGCCTGCAGGAGAACTTCCGCCCGGAGTTCCTCAACCGCATCGACGAGGTCATCATCTTCCGCCGGCTGGAGGCCGAGCAGCTGCGCGACATCACCGCGCTGCTGCTGGAGGAGACCCGCCGCCGCATGCACGCCCAGGACCTCCAGGTGGAGTTCACCACCGCCGGCATCGACTGGCTCGCCGAGCACGGCTACCAGCCGGAGTTCGGCGCCCGCCCGCTGCGCCGGGTGATCCAGCGGGAGGTGGACAACCACCTGTCCCGGATGCTGCTGGAGTCGGCGATCTCGCCGGGGCAGAAGGTCACGGTGGACGTCCGCGACGGCGCGCTCACCTTCGACGTGACCGCAGGCGAGCGGGGGTACACCGCCGCCACGACCACCCACCCGCGATGA